A genomic segment from Glycine soja cultivar W05 chromosome 18, ASM419377v2, whole genome shotgun sequence encodes:
- the LOC114394941 gene encoding probable non-intrinsic ABC protein 5, with protein MDREKYDEVLEACSLTKDLEVLPFGDQTTIGEKGINLSGGQKQRVQIARALYQDSDIYMFDDPFSALDAHTGSHLFKCLLGLLKSKTVIYITHQVEFLSDADLIVVMREGRITQSGKYNDILRSGTDFMELVGEHKAALSSIKSFERRPTFKTSTTTKEDTSSVSYDIVKPKGQLVQEEEREKGRVGFNVYWKYITTAYGGALVPIILLSTILTVAFQIASNYWMILATPMSATAEPDIGSFKPMVVYVALSIGSSIFTFAKAFLVVIAGYKTTTVIFNKMHLCIFRAPISYFDATPSGRILNRVCHTMLTIFMV; from the exons ATGGATAGGGAAAAGTATGATGAGGTGCTAGAAGCATGTTCCTTGACAAAAGACCTTGAGGTTCTACCATTTGGTGATCAGACCACTATCGGAGAGAAGGGAATCAATTTGAGTGGTGGACAGAAGCAAAGAGTGCAAATAGCTCGTGCTCTATACCAAGATTCtgatatatatatgtttgatgatcCCTTCAGTGCATTGGATGCTCATACAGGATCCCATCTCTTTAAG TGCTTGCTTGGccttttaaaatcaaaaacTGTGATTTATATAACTCATCAAGTAGAGTTCTTATCCGATGCTGATCTAATAGTG GTCATGAGAGAAGGAAGAATAACTCAATCAGGAAAATACAATGACATTCTCAGGTCAGGCACTGATTTTATGGAACTTGTAGGTGAACACAAAGCAGCTTTGTCTTCAATCAAGTCCTTTGAGAGAAGGCCAACATTTAAAACATCAACTACCACCAAGGAGGACACAAGTTCAGTAAGTT ATGACATAGTTAAACCCAAAGGACAACTAGTTCAAGAAGAAGAACGGGAAAAGGGTAGAGTAGGGTTTAATGTCTACTGGAAATACATCACAACAGCTTATGGAGGAGCTCTTGTACCCATCATATTACTTTCAACGATACTCACTGTGGCTTTTCAGATTGCTAGCAATTATTGGATGATTTTGGCTACTCCTATGTCTGCAACTGCAGAACCTGATATTGGAAGCTTTAAACCTATGGTTGTCTATGTTGCTTTGTCAATTGGAAGTTCCATTTTCACCTTTGCCAAAGCATTTCTTGTTGTGATAGCTGGATACAAGACAACCACTGTGATCTTTAATAAAATGCATTTGTGCATTTTTCGAGCACCAATATCATATTTTGATGCCACCCCGAGTGGGCGAATCCTTAATAGAGTATGTCATACTATGTTGACAATTTTCatggtttaa